The Acidimicrobiia bacterium genomic sequence GTCGTACTTCGACACGCTGTCGTTCGGGAACTCGAAGAGCACTGCGATAGCCATCGGACCTCCTGGTCGCGATCGGGAGCCAGCGTTCGATCACGGGTGATGCGAACGAAACCGCGCGCTATGCGGTCTCCTCGTTGTGGACCCCGAACTCGGTCTCCTCGGGCGGGCCGGGAAGGGGGTTGTCGACGCTGGCAAAGGCTGGGCCCAGCGTCTCATCACGGAACTTCTCCCACGACGCCTTCGAGTCCCACATGGCGACGACGAGGAAGCCGTCAGCGGTCGGGCCAGCCGCGTGGTACGTCTGACCCGGCGGCAGGCCCTTGCCGCCGTTGGGATGCACGACCTTCACGGTGTTGTCGTACTGGTCCGTCGTTCCACCCTTGAAGAAGTGCGTGATCCCGAACCTCGCCATCAAGACCTCCAATGCTGGGCATCGCGCCGAACCAGGGCGCCGGCACCATACGCCGTGGCCGCCGAGCCGCGCCTGAAACGGGCCCGCTCGCCCGGCCGATCTGACAGGGGGGTCCCGAGGTTCACGGCGCCTTCCGGCGTGTTCGCGGTCGAGGCCGCCTCGCGCGGCCACGGCCCCCGCGGCGGGCAGCCCGCATGTCGACGCGGTCTCCGTTCATCGGCACGCGCTCTGCGACGAGGAGATCCCGCTGGCGCTTTCCTTTCGGGAGCGTGCCGTCGGCGCGAACGACGCGCTGCCACGGGAGGTCCTCGTGCACCGTGGCGAGGACTCGCCCGACCAGCCGTGGGGCCTGAGGATCGATGTCGCCGTAGGTGCGCACTTGCCCCATCGGGATCCGCCGGATGCGCGACAAGATGCGCTCGGTTCGTGCGTCAGAGCTCGGCATCGTGCATCCCTACTCTCGGGCCCCCCGAACCCTGCCGGGAAGCGTCCCACCGCCGTCTCGTCGGGTCAACGGGGACGAGGCCCCGGCGCCTTGGACCAAGCTCTACGAGCTCGTCGCCATCCCCGCATCCTGACGAAAGGACCACACGTGGCCGACACCACATCGTCGAGCGACTCGCAGTCCGGGCTGCCGGAGGTCGTCGCCCGCTACCACGACGCCCACGACCGCCGCGACACCGACGTCGCGCTCTCCGCCTTCACGGCGGGGGCGACAGTCCGGGACGAGGGCCGCGAATATCACGGCACCGACCAGATCCGCACCTGGCTCGGGACGGCGGGTGCCGGGTTCACGTTCACGCGGACCTTCGTCAGCGCCGAGGCGACCGATGCCGACGTCTGGGTCGTCGTCAACCGCCTCGAGGGTGACTTCCCCGGTGGCGCGGTCGACCTGCGCTATCGATACGTGCTGACCGACGGGCTGATCTCCGAGCTGGTCATCGCTCCGTGACCGGGGCCCCGGCCCCGGCATGGATACTGTTCGATCGTGAGCCGGCGAGCGACCGGGCCGACGATCCCGCCACTTGCTCGTCCCCACGGACCCGGCGCTTGACAGGTCTCGAACGACACGCGGCTCGTCCTCAATCCGGAGCACGACGGCTGGATCGTGGCCGACGTCGTCGCCAAGGGGGGAGGACGCACGGGCAACCCTTCGTCCTGGCGCTCGACGGACCGGCCGGGGGAAACTTCACCCAGGGCGTCGGCGGCGACAAGCCGCATCTCGACGCCGTCGAGTTCTGCCGGATCCTGTCGGGCCGCGGCAGTGGCCTCGGCCTGCTCGAACAGGAGGTGCCGTTCTGATGGCCACCACCGTCAACGAAATCGCCGATGGGATCTACCGGATCTCCACCTGGGTGCCCGACGTGGCCCCGCCGGCAGGCCTCACCTTCAACCAGTTCCTGATCGAAGCCGAGGAGCCGCTGCTGTTCCACACCGGCCCCCGAGCCCTGTTCCCAGCCGTGTCCGAGGCCGTGGGCGGCGTCGTGCCCGTCGACCGTCTGCGGTGGATCACCTTCGGGCACGTCGAATCCGACGAGTGCGGGTCGATGAACCAGTGGCTGGCGGCCGCGCCCGCGGCCGAGGTCGCGCACGGCGCGGTCGGCTGCCTGGTGTCGCTCAACGACCTGGCCGATCGCCCGCCGCGTCCTCTGGCCCACGGCGAGGTGCTCGACCTCGGGGGACGACGCGTTCGTCACCTGGACACCCCGCACGTGCCCCACGCCTGGGAGGCACGACTCTTGTACGAGGAGACCACGGCGACGCTCCTCTGCGGCGACCTCTTCACCCACCTGGGCAACGGCCCCGCACTCACGTCCGACGACATCGTGGGGCCAGCGATGGAGGCCGAGGCCATCTTCCGCGCCAGCTCACTCGCCCCGGACACCGCCGACGTCATGCGACGTCTCGGTGGCCTCGCGCCCCAGACGCTGGCCCTCATGCACGGGTCGTCGTTTGGCGGCGACGGGGCTCGGGCGCTCTCCGACCTGGCCGACGCCTACGAGTCTCAGTACCTCGCGGGAGCTGCCTGAGGGGCGAGCGCCACGGTGCTCCCAGCTCGCCGCGCGCGGAAGGAGTGCTCGGGTCAGATGCAGGACGGTCACTTCGAACTGGTTCCAATCGGCACGGTGCACTCCACCTTGACTGACGCGGCCTCGTCGCCGAAACAAGGCCACGAAGGAGCGCCAGACGCGTTCCTCACCTTCGAGCCCACCGTCGGCGCTGGACTCGACGGCATTCGACCGGGGGACACGATCATCCTCCTCACGTGGCTCGATCGAGCGCGCCGCGACGTGTTGCGCGTGCACCCGCGCGACGACATCACGAGACCTGAGCAAGGGGTCTTCAGTACGCGCTCCCCCGACCGTCCAAACCCGATCGGCTTACACGAGGTCGAGGTCGCCTCGATCGAGGGCCAGAGGGTCCACGTGCGAAACCTCGAGGCGTTGGACGGGACCCCGGTCCTCGACGTGAAGCCGCGGCTCCACTCGAAGGGCAGGGGCTTGCCATCGTAAGAGCTCGAGCGGGTCGTCGGGCGGGGCCGCCGTGCCATCATGAGCGGAGCCGACCCGCCGTCTCAGGGAGCGCGTGTGGAGCAGCCGTCTTCCTTGGCGGCCAACCTTGTCGGGGGGCCTGGCGGGCCGCTGGGACTCGGGCCCGACCCGCGGGGTGTCCTCGCCAGCCAGCACCTCCGTCGCGCCATCGACGCCGGTGTGATCGACGCCGGCCCGTACAAGATCCTCCCGGCGAGCGTCCAGCCGGCCAGCCTCGACCTCCACCTCGGCGAGGTCGCGTACCGGATCCGCGCCAGCTTCCTCCCCGACGCCTCATCGGTCGAGGTCAAGCTCAAGGACTTCATCATCGACGAGGTGGACCTGCGACGAGACGGCGCCATTCTCGAGACGAAGCGCCCGTACCTGATCCCGCTCATCGAAGAGCTCGACCTCCCCGACGCGATCCGAGGCAAGGCGAACCCGAAGAGCTCCACCGGACGCCTCGACGTCTTCACCCGGGTGATCACCGACAACAGCCATCGCTTCGACGAGGTCGCGCCGGGCTACCGCGGGAAGCTCTTCCTCGAGGTCGTCCCGCTCTCGTTCACCGTCAAGGTCCGTCAGGGCCTGGCGCTCAACCAGCTCCGGCTGCTGGCGGGATCCGCGCTCCTGACCGACGGCGAGATCCGAGCGCTCCACTCCCGCGAGCCCATCCTCGCCCGAGGCGGCACGCCGCTCCCGGACCGGGCCCTCAGCACCGCGGACGGACTGTTCCTCGGCCTGGACCTCCGCGGTGACGAAGCGCGTGGAGTCGGGTATCGAGCGAAGGACCACACCCAGGTGCTCGAGATGTCACGCGAGGACTACTTCGACCCGGATGTCTACTGGGAGCCGGTCCGCAGCGAACCCGGCGACCGGATCGTGCTCGCCCCGGACCGGTTCTACCTCCTGCTCTCCGACGAGAGCGTCCGAATCCCCCCGGGGTACGCGGCGGAGATGACCGCCTACGACCCGACGAGCGGCGAGCTGCGAACCCACTACGCCGGGTTCTTCGACCCCGGCTTCGGCTACGACCCGGAGGGGCGATTCCTCGGCTCTCGCGCCGCCCTCGAGGTGCGCGCCCACGACGTGCCCTTCATGATCGAGAACGGGCAGAAGGTCTGCAAGCTGACGTTCGAGCGGATGATCGAGGAACCCGACGTGCTGTACGGCAGCGACATCGGGTCCTCGTACCAGACGCAGGTCGACACCCTCAGTAAGCACTTTCGCCGTCGGGTGCCGCCCCGGTCCGAGCCGCCGCCGACCGTCCCCGGCGAGCTCCCGGGCCTGTTCGAGGGCTCGGGCACCTGACCGGCGAGGCCGACCGCGCCCCGGCCCGCGCCGCGGTGCGCGACGGCGCGCACCTCAAGCCGGCTCGGGCCCTCGGGGTCGCGAGGCGGCGGCGACCCGGCGCCCGAGCTCACGACACAGGTCCGTGACGTGGCGGCCGAACTCGGCGTGGGCACAGGCAAGGTGCCCGTCGTCGATCCGGCTGGCGCGGGCGTTCGGGATCGCGAGCGCCAGTCGAGCCTGGGCGGTCGGGTCGACGGCCCGGTCGCGAGCAGTGATGAGCACCGACACGGGCACGTCAATCTCGTGGGCCCA encodes the following:
- a CDS encoding MGMT family protein, with the protein product MPSSDARTERILSRIRRIPMGQVRTYGDIDPQAPRLVGRVLATVHEDLPWQRVVRADGTLPKGKRQRDLLVAERVPMNGDRVDMRAARRGGRGRARRPRPRTRRKAP
- a CDS encoding nuclear transport factor 2 family protein; this encodes MADTTSSSDSQSGLPEVVARYHDAHDRRDTDVALSAFTAGATVRDEGREYHGTDQIRTWLGTAGAGFTFTRTFVSAEATDADVWVVVNRLEGDFPGGAVDLRYRYVLTDGLISELVIAP
- a CDS encoding MBL fold metallo-hydrolase, with protein sequence MATTVNEIADGIYRISTWVPDVAPPAGLTFNQFLIEAEEPLLFHTGPRALFPAVSEAVGGVVPVDRLRWITFGHVESDECGSMNQWLAAAPAAEVAHGAVGCLVSLNDLADRPPRPLAHGEVLDLGGRRVRHLDTPHVPHAWEARLLYEETTATLLCGDLFTHLGNGPALTSDDIVGPAMEAEAIFRASSLAPDTADVMRRLGGLAPQTLALMHGSSFGGDGARALSDLADAYESQYLAGAA
- the tsaA gene encoding tRNA (N6-threonylcarbamoyladenosine(37)-N6)-methyltransferase TrmO, whose amino-acid sequence is MQDGHFELVPIGTVHSTLTDAASSPKQGHEGAPDAFLTFEPTVGAGLDGIRPGDTIILLTWLDRARRDVLRVHPRDDITRPEQGVFSTRSPDRPNPIGLHEVEVASIEGQRVHVRNLEALDGTPVLDVKPRLHSKGRGLPS
- a CDS encoding 2'-deoxycytidine 5'-triphosphate deaminase — its product is MEQPSSLAANLVGGPGGPLGLGPDPRGVLASQHLRRAIDAGVIDAGPYKILPASVQPASLDLHLGEVAYRIRASFLPDASSVEVKLKDFIIDEVDLRRDGAILETKRPYLIPLIEELDLPDAIRGKANPKSSTGRLDVFTRVITDNSHRFDEVAPGYRGKLFLEVVPLSFTVKVRQGLALNQLRLLAGSALLTDGEIRALHSREPILARGGTPLPDRALSTADGLFLGLDLRGDEARGVGYRAKDHTQVLEMSREDYFDPDVYWEPVRSEPGDRIVLAPDRFYLLLSDESVRIPPGYAAEMTAYDPTSGELRTHYAGFFDPGFGYDPEGRFLGSRAALEVRAHDVPFMIENGQKVCKLTFERMIEEPDVLYGSDIGSSYQTQVDTLSKHFRRRVPPRSEPPPTVPGELPGLFEGSGT